The DNA window CCATGGCGAGAGTGTACGAAGAGATCGAAGGCCGCACCGGTGAGGTGGAGCGATACCGCCACCACCCGAACGGCAAGGGCATGGTCGCAGCTCGTGCACTGATCGATCCGACGGCGTTCATCGAACGGACGACGTTCGTCGAGGCGGACGCGGACATCCGCGCCAATGCCTGGATCGGTGCCGGGACCTGGATCGATCGGTCCGCAGTGATCGGTGAGGGTGCCTTCATCGGCGCGAACGTCCACATCGGCGAGCGCTGCGTCATCGGTCGCGGCGCCAGGGTCGGAAGCGATGCGCGCTTGGGGGCGGACGTGCACGTCGCGCACGGCGCCAGCGTCGATCGAGATGCCCGGGTGGCCGATAGCGCCCTCGTCGGCGCAGAACGTCCCGTCATGACGGAACCGACCGTCCGGCAGACGAACCGCGCGCCACGTCGGCCTCGCGCGAGCGGCACCGACCGGTTCGGCAAGGCGGCCTGAGCACTCGTTCCATCACCCCGTGAAGGGCCCGGACTCGATGAGTCCGGGCCCTTCGTCGTCGTTCCACCACGTGCCAGACATCCGATATGCTAATATACCAGGATGGATCTCAAGGATTACCTGCGCATCTTCCGCCACCGGTGGCTGCTCATCGTCGCCATCACAGCCGGCATCGCGGCGCTGGCCCACGGGTACACCCTCGTCACCAAGCCCGTCTATCAGTCGACGGCCCAGTTGTTCGTCGCCGTCAAGAGCGGCGACTCGGTGGGCGAACTCAACCAGGGCAACACCTTCGCGCAGAGCCGCGTCTCCTCCTACGTCATCCTGGCGACCGGCTCCACCGTGCGCACCATGGTGGCCGAACGGCTCGACCTCGACCCCGCCACCCTGGTCGGCGCGATCTCCGCAGCCAACCCCGCCCAGTCGGTGCTGATCAACATCTCGGCCCTCGACAGCGACCCGGTGGCGGCGGCCCGCATCGCCAACACCGCCTCCGAGGTCCTCGTCGACCTGGTCGACGACGTCGAGAGCACTGATGCCGCATCGTCGACCGATGCAGCCGGAGGCCCGACCCCGGTCGGACTCACGATCGTCGAGCAGGCGTCACCGCCCTGGTCCCCGGTCGCACCCAACCCGCTGCAGAACCTCGCCGTCGGCGTGTTCATCGGTCTCGCCCTCGGCGTCGGAACCGCGCTCCTCATCGAGGTCCTGGACACCCGGCTGCGCGGCCGAGCCGCGATCGAGAAACTCACGGACACCAGCATCCTCGGCACCTTCACGGCCGAGCCCGCTGATACACCGCAGCTCATCCTCGGCTCGACGGAGAGTTACAGCCGGCGGGCCGAGAGCTTCCGCCAGCTCCGGACCCACCTGCAGTTCGCCTCCATCGACGGCGGGCTCCGAAGCGTCATGGTCACGTCCTCCATCCCCGGCGAGGGGAAGACCACCACCGCGGCGAACCTCGCTCTCGTCCTCGCCGAGGCGGGGAACTCGGTCCTCCTCGTCGACGCCGATCTGCGACGCCCCCGCCAGCACGAGCTGTTCGGATTGGAGGGCTCGGTCGGGCTGACGACGGTCCTCACCGGACGAATCAGCCTCGACGAGGCGGCGCAGTCCGTCAACGGCGCCGGACGTCTGGCCGTCCTCACCTCCGGGGAGCTCCCACCCAACCCCAGCGAACTCCTCGGGTCTGCCGCCATGGAACGAGCCCTGGCCGAGATGGAGCGCACCTTCGACGTGGTCGTCGTCGACACCCCGCCACTCGTGAACGTCTCGGACCCCACCGCACTGTCGACGCTCGCGAGCGGTGTCCTGCTCGTCGCCTCCGCCGACGGACGCCTGC is part of the Plantibacter sp. Leaf314 genome and encodes:
- a CDS encoding DapH/DapD/GlmU-related protein, whose translation is MARVYEEIEGRTGEVERYRHHPNGKGMVAARALIDPTAFIERTTFVEADADIRANAWIGAGTWIDRSAVIGEGAFIGANVHIGERCVIGRGARVGSDARLGADVHVAHGASVDRDARVADSALVGAERPVMTEPTVRQTNRAPRRPRASGTDRFGKAA
- a CDS encoding polysaccharide biosynthesis tyrosine autokinase, which encodes MDLKDYLRIFRHRWLLIVAITAGIAALAHGYTLVTKPVYQSTAQLFVAVKSGDSVGELNQGNTFAQSRVSSYVILATGSTVRTMVAERLDLDPATLVGAISAANPAQSVLINISALDSDPVAAARIANTASEVLVDLVDDVESTDAASSTDAAGGPTPVGLTIVEQASPPWSPVAPNPLQNLAVGVFIGLALGVGTALLIEVLDTRLRGRAAIEKLTDTSILGTFTAEPADTPQLILGSTESYSRRAESFRQLRTHLQFASIDGGLRSVMVTSSIPGEGKTTTAANLALVLAEAGNSVLLVDADLRRPRQHELFGLEGSVGLTTVLTGRISLDEAAQSVNGAGRLAVLTSGELPPNPSELLGSAAMERALAEMERTFDVVVVDTPPLVNVSDPTALSTLASGVLLVASADGRLHRDQLRQSLENLSFVQAKLLGVVLNRVEASRGGQSYSYSYYDRIPEPGTTAPKRRTRRKTAPTDAPDTRRPAAAPALRRTPEQQQAQRELPGVTPPVDSSSSRRSRRERV